The genomic interval GGAAATCCTCGCACTCGTCAAAGCCACCGCGACCGCGGCCGAAATGGACCTGCTGCTGAGCGCGATGCGCGCGACCCAGCACGGTGCCCGCGGGCCGGCGGCCGCCGAGTCCGATCGTCTCGGTCTCGAGGTGCTCGGGCTGGGGCAGCCGCAGTTGACCAAGGCGGGCGAGCGAGTTCCGTTGTCGCAGCGGCACGCCGAGATCCTGTTGCTGCTCGCCGAGCATGCCGAGGGCCTCGGCGCCGACCATCTGGCGCTGCTGCTCGACGACACCGATTTGGACAACGGCACCATCCGGGCCGCGATGTCGCGGTTGCGCACGGTGGTGGGGGCCACTGTGATCGGCTCGCGCCCATACCGTTTGCGGACGCATGTCGCAACCGATGTCGAGGCGTTGCGGGCGGCGCTGGATTCCGGTGATGTCGAAACGGCATTACGGCTATATGCCGGTCCGGTGCTGCCGCGCTCGACCGCGCCCGGCATTGTGGACCTGCGCGACGAATTGCGCGTGCGGTTGCGTACCGCCGTGCTCGGATCCGGCGACGCCTCCGCGCTACGGCGGTGGACCGCGGGTGCGGACGGGCGCGACGATGCCGCGGCCTGGGCTGCCTACCGGGCGACGGTTGATCGTGATTCGCCGCTGTATGCGCAGATCGAAGCCAAAATTCGGGTGCTCGACCGGCGGCTCGGCGCCGATGCAACGCGGATGCAACGTTCCGGCTCATAGTCTGCAGTTCTCACAGTGTCCCGGCTCACATCGGGACGTTCCGGGCCGCGTCGTGCCCAGGATTTCCGCTACATCCACGCCCTGGACAACCGACCAGAATATTTTGTTGGATTTAGTTCCTTTTTATTCACCGAAGGCCTACTGTTCGGTTTGCGCGGAACATGCGTGTGATGCAGGAAACACCGTCGCGGTTACGGAACCGGCCGCGGCGACCGAGTTGGAGGAACGGAATCCAGCGCTGGTGACACCGAGTCCCGCGCTCTCGCCGAATCATCTTTGATCCACGAGGCCTCGAGCCTCTGGTTCGCGCTGCCCGAAAGAAGGAGGCAATGGTGCCCGGTATGGAGTTGGGCGAACGCACGCCCGAACCGGCTGGCCCGGAGCGCTTTCCGCTCGCCCCCGCGCAACTCGGCCTGTGGTACGCGCAGTTGCTCGAGCCCGAGGTCCCCATCACGATCGCCCAGTACGTCGATGTCCGCGGTGAACTGGATGTGGCGGCGCTACGGCGCGCATTGCGCGAGGCGACGCTGGAGTACCAGTCCACGATGGTCCGGCTCGGCGAATCCGACGGTGTTCCGTATCAGTGCTTCGATCCAGGACTCGCGGTCGACATGCCGCTGATCGACTTCCGGCGGGCGGCGGATCCGGCTGCCGCGGCGCGGGAT from Nocardia goodfellowii carries:
- a CDS encoding GAF domain-containing protein; the protein is MVSNLAGGRPPRHGVEPGTQLGALEAYAAQAHGYLTAGDDQLAQLAGLLRPLVLESWLRSMRAGLDPMDPGSERGLRGADLQRYREAHPIAPLLPLIDKLLVQDTARTGLIVVVADQFGRVLWIHGNPEQVAVAAEIGLRAGDDLSERRVGANAVGLVVRTDRAVWIHGPEHFLHRMHQLTGAAAPVHDPDGRLVGVLMIAGGVRVAKPEILALVKATATAAEMDLLLSAMRATQHGARGPAAAESDRLGLEVLGLGQPQLTKAGERVPLSQRHAEILLLLAEHAEGLGADHLALLLDDTDLDNGTIRAAMSRLRTVVGATVIGSRPYRLRTHVATDVEALRAALDSGDVETALRLYAGPVLPRSTAPGIVDLRDELRVRLRTAVLGSGDASALRRWTAGADGRDDAAAWAAYRATVDRDSPLYAQIEAKIRVLDRRLGADATRMQRSGS